A stretch of the Equus caballus isolate H_3958 breed thoroughbred chromosome X, TB-T2T, whole genome shotgun sequence genome encodes the following:
- the LOC100057188 gene encoding integrator complex subunit 6-like isoform X6, with protein MPILLFLIDTSASMNQRTDLGTSYLDIAKGAVELFLKLRARDPASRGDRYMLVTYDEPPYCIKAGWKENHATFMSELKNLQASGLTTLGQALRSSFDLLNLNRLISGIDNYGQGRNPFFLEPSILITITDGNKLTSTAGIQEELHLPLNSPLPGSELTKEPFRWDQRLFALVLRLPGLASTEPEQLGSVPTDESAITQMCEVTGGRSYCVRTQRMLNQCLESLVQKVQSGVVINFEKTGPDPLPIGEDGFMDSSRTSSSFAAQPWHSCHKLIYVRPNSKTGVPVGHWPIPESFWPDQNLPSLPPRTSHPIVRFSCVDCEPMVIDKLPFDKYELEPSPLTQYILERKSPHTCWQVFVTSSGKYNELGYPFGYLKASTTLTCVNLFVMPYNYPVLLPLLDDLFKVHKLKPNLKWRQAFDNYLKTLPPYYLLPLKKALRMMGAPNLISDNLDCGLSYSVISYLKKLSQQTKLESERILASVGKKPPQEIGIKVKNHSGGGVSLTHSKNFRKLLKEIIGETVPRLTELNTKEFAGFQVGLLNKDLKPQTYRNAYDIPRRGLLDQLTRMRSNLLKTHKFIVGQDEDSLHSVPVAQMGNYQEYLKTLASPLREIDPDQPKRLHTFGNPFKQDKKGMMIDEADEFVAGPQNKVKRPGEPNSPLSSKRRRNVTVIHDVHEEKTENGQTPPDGFLSKSAAPELMNMAGDGVPPNQSDSLSDDFISLRKDGLIPKPGGNALVGGTKNCSISVNDQKVSVTSTLGAVPNTLQITPAMAQGINADIKHQLMKEVRKFGRKYERIFILLEGVQGPLAVKKQFVEFTIKEAARFKRRVLIQYLEKVLEKIDSHYLLNNVNHINSRSLC; from the exons GCTGGTTGGAAGGAAAATCACGCAACATTCATGAGTGAACTAAAAAATCTTCAGGCTTCTGGACTGACTACTCTTGGTCAGGCTCTAAGATCCTCATTTGATTTATTAAATCTCAATAGATTAATATCTGGAATAGACAATTATGGACag gGGAGAAATCCATTTTTTTTAGAACCATCTATTTTAATTACCATCACAGATGGAAACAAGTTAACAAGTACTGCTGGTATTCAAGAAGAG CTTCATCTGCCTTTGAattctcctctgcctggaagtgAACTAACCAAAGAACCTTTTCGTTGGGATCAAAGGTTATTTGCCCTGGTGTTGCGTTTGCCTGGATTGGCTTCTACTGAACCAGAGCAGCTAGGGAGCGTACCCACTGACGAATCTGCCATCACACAGATGTGTGAAGTCACAGGAG GTCGCTCCTACTGTGTTAGAACACAAAGAATGTTGAATCAATGTTTAGAATCTCTAGTTCAAAAAGTTCAGAGTGGTGTAGTTATTAACTTTGAAAAAACAGGACCAGATCCACTTCCTATCGGAGAAG atGGATTTATGGATTCATCTAGGACAAGCAGTTCATTTGCCGCTCAACCATGGCATAGTTGTCATAAGCTCATTTATGTACGACCTAACTCTAAAACTGGTGTACCTGTTGGACATTGGCCAATTCCAGAATCTTTTTGGCCAGATCAGAATTTACCTTCACTA CCTCCACGAACATCTCATCCTATTGTGAGGTTCTCCTGTGTAGATTGTGAGCCAATGGTAATAGACAAACTTCCCTTTGACAAATATGAACTTGAACCTTCACCCTTAACTCAGTACATCCTGGAACGAAAGTCTCCACATACCTGCTGGCAG GTATTTGTTACTAGCAGTGGAAAATACAATGAACTCGGATATCCATTTGGCTATTTAAAAGCCAGTACCACTTTGACTTGTGTCAACCTCTTTGTGATGCCCTACAACTACCCAGTTTTACTCCCTCTTTTAG ATGACTTGTTTAAAGTTCACAAGCTTAAGCCAAATCTGAAGTGGCGACAGGCTTTTGACAACTACTTAAAAACTCTGCCTCCATACTACTTATta CCATTAAAGAAAGCACTAAGGATGATGGGAGCTCCAAATCTGATATCAGATAATTTAGATTGTGGACTTAGTTACAGTGTTATCTCTTACCTTAAAAAACTCAGCCAACAG ACCAAACTAGAGTCAGAACGAATACTAGCCTCAGTGGGGAAGAAACCTCCCCAGGAAATTGGAATCAAAGTGAAAAATCATTCTGGAGGTGGCGTGTCGTTGACTCAcagtaaaaattttagaaaactattgaaagaaataatcGGGGAAACTGTGCCGAGACTGACAGAACTGAATACCAAAGAATTTGCTGGCTTCCAAGTAGGGCTCTTAAACAAG GATTTGAAACCTCAGACATACAGAAATGCCTATGATATTCCACGTAGAGGTCTCTTAGACCAGTTAACTCGAATGAGATCCAATCTGCTGAAAACACACAAGTTTATTGTCGGACAGGATGAAG ATTCCCTTCATAGTGTTCCAGTTGCACAAATGGGTAACTATCAGGAATACCTAAAGACATTGGCTTCCCCACTTCGAGAGATTGATCCAGATCAACCAAAAAGACTGCATACTTTTGGCAATCCGTTCAAACAAGATAAGAAG GGAATGATGATTGATGAAGCAGATGAGTTTGTAGCAGGGCCACAGAACAAAGTGAAACGTCCTGGAGAACCCAACAGTCCTCTGTCATCTAAGAGAAGGCGGA ATGTTACTGTCATTCACGATGTCCATGAGGAGAAGACGGAAAATGGTCAAACCCCACCAGATGGCTTCTTGTCAAAATCTGCTGCACCAGAGCTGATGAATATGGCGGGAGATGGGGTTCCACCCAACCAATCGGATTCTCTGTCTGATGACTTCATTAGTCTCAGGAAGGATGGCCTCATTCCCAAACCTGGTGGTAATGCACTTGTGGGAGGAACCAAAAACTGCAGCATCTCTGTAAATGATCAGAAGGTCTCAGTAACGTCTACTTTGGGAGCTGTGCCAAATACATTACAAATAACTCCTGCTATGGCACAAGGAATCAATGCTGATATAAAACATCAGTTAATGAAGGAAGTTCGAAAATTTGGACGAA AGTATGaaagaattttcattttgcttgaaGGAGTGCAAGGACCTCTTGCAGTCAAGAAACAATTTGTTGAATTTACCATCAAGGAAGCTGCAAG gtttaaAAGACGAGTCTTAATTCAGTACCTTGAGAAGGTACTAGAAAAAATAGATTCCCACTACCTTCTCAACAATGTTAATCACATCAACAGCAGATCATTGTGTTAA
- the LOC100057188 gene encoding integrator complex subunit 6-like isoform X13: MVDTSASMNQRTDLGTSYLDIAKGAVELFLKLRARDPASRGDRYMLVTYDEPPYCIKAGWKENHATFMSELKNLQASGLTTLGQALRSSFDLLNLNRLISGIDNYGQGRNPFFLEPSILITITDGNKLTSTAGIQEELHLPLNSPLPGSELTKEPFRWDQRLFALVLRLPGLASTEPEQLGSVPTDESAITQMCEVTGGRSYCVRTQRMLNQCLESLVQKVQSGVVINFEKTGPDPLPIGEDGFMDSSRTSSSFAAQPWHSCHKLIYVRPNSKTGVPVGHWPIPESFWPDQNLPSLPPRTSHPIVRFSCVDCEPMVIDKLPFDKYELEPSPLTQYILERKSPHTCWQVFVTSSGKYNELGYPFGYLKASTTLTCVNLFVMPYNYPVLLPLLDDLFKVHKLKPNLKWRQAFDNYLKTLPPYYLLTKLESERILASVGKKPPQEIGIKVKNHSGGGVSLTHSKNFRKLLKEIIGETVPRLTELNTKEFAGFQVGLLNKDLKPQTYRNAYDIPRRGLLDQLTRMRSNLLKTHKFIVGQDEDSLHSVPVAQMGNYQEYLKTLASPLREIDPDQPKRLHTFGNPFKQDKKGMMIDEADEFVAGPQNKVKRPGEPNSPLSSKRRRNVTVIHDVHEEKTENGQTPPDGFLSKSAAPELMNMAGDGVPPNQSDSLSDDFISLRKDGLIPKPGGNALVGGTKNCSISVNDQKVSVTSTLGAVPNTLQITPAMAQGINADIKHQLMKEVRKFGRKYERIFILLEGVQGPLAVKKQFVEFTIKEAARFKRRVLIQYLEKVLEKIDSHYLLNNVNHINSRSLC; encoded by the exons GCTGGTTGGAAGGAAAATCACGCAACATTCATGAGTGAACTAAAAAATCTTCAGGCTTCTGGACTGACTACTCTTGGTCAGGCTCTAAGATCCTCATTTGATTTATTAAATCTCAATAGATTAATATCTGGAATAGACAATTATGGACag gGGAGAAATCCATTTTTTTTAGAACCATCTATTTTAATTACCATCACAGATGGAAACAAGTTAACAAGTACTGCTGGTATTCAAGAAGAG CTTCATCTGCCTTTGAattctcctctgcctggaagtgAACTAACCAAAGAACCTTTTCGTTGGGATCAAAGGTTATTTGCCCTGGTGTTGCGTTTGCCTGGATTGGCTTCTACTGAACCAGAGCAGCTAGGGAGCGTACCCACTGACGAATCTGCCATCACACAGATGTGTGAAGTCACAGGAG GTCGCTCCTACTGTGTTAGAACACAAAGAATGTTGAATCAATGTTTAGAATCTCTAGTTCAAAAAGTTCAGAGTGGTGTAGTTATTAACTTTGAAAAAACAGGACCAGATCCACTTCCTATCGGAGAAG atGGATTTATGGATTCATCTAGGACAAGCAGTTCATTTGCCGCTCAACCATGGCATAGTTGTCATAAGCTCATTTATGTACGACCTAACTCTAAAACTGGTGTACCTGTTGGACATTGGCCAATTCCAGAATCTTTTTGGCCAGATCAGAATTTACCTTCACTA CCTCCACGAACATCTCATCCTATTGTGAGGTTCTCCTGTGTAGATTGTGAGCCAATGGTAATAGACAAACTTCCCTTTGACAAATATGAACTTGAACCTTCACCCTTAACTCAGTACATCCTGGAACGAAAGTCTCCACATACCTGCTGGCAG GTATTTGTTACTAGCAGTGGAAAATACAATGAACTCGGATATCCATTTGGCTATTTAAAAGCCAGTACCACTTTGACTTGTGTCAACCTCTTTGTGATGCCCTACAACTACCCAGTTTTACTCCCTCTTTTAG ATGACTTGTTTAAAGTTCACAAGCTTAAGCCAAATCTGAAGTGGCGACAGGCTTTTGACAACTACTTAAAAACTCTGCCTCCATACTACTTATta ACCAAACTAGAGTCAGAACGAATACTAGCCTCAGTGGGGAAGAAACCTCCCCAGGAAATTGGAATCAAAGTGAAAAATCATTCTGGAGGTGGCGTGTCGTTGACTCAcagtaaaaattttagaaaactattgaaagaaataatcGGGGAAACTGTGCCGAGACTGACAGAACTGAATACCAAAGAATTTGCTGGCTTCCAAGTAGGGCTCTTAAACAAG GATTTGAAACCTCAGACATACAGAAATGCCTATGATATTCCACGTAGAGGTCTCTTAGACCAGTTAACTCGAATGAGATCCAATCTGCTGAAAACACACAAGTTTATTGTCGGACAGGATGAAG ATTCCCTTCATAGTGTTCCAGTTGCACAAATGGGTAACTATCAGGAATACCTAAAGACATTGGCTTCCCCACTTCGAGAGATTGATCCAGATCAACCAAAAAGACTGCATACTTTTGGCAATCCGTTCAAACAAGATAAGAAG GGAATGATGATTGATGAAGCAGATGAGTTTGTAGCAGGGCCACAGAACAAAGTGAAACGTCCTGGAGAACCCAACAGTCCTCTGTCATCTAAGAGAAGGCGGA ATGTTACTGTCATTCACGATGTCCATGAGGAGAAGACGGAAAATGGTCAAACCCCACCAGATGGCTTCTTGTCAAAATCTGCTGCACCAGAGCTGATGAATATGGCGGGAGATGGGGTTCCACCCAACCAATCGGATTCTCTGTCTGATGACTTCATTAGTCTCAGGAAGGATGGCCTCATTCCCAAACCTGGTGGTAATGCACTTGTGGGAGGAACCAAAAACTGCAGCATCTCTGTAAATGATCAGAAGGTCTCAGTAACGTCTACTTTGGGAGCTGTGCCAAATACATTACAAATAACTCCTGCTATGGCACAAGGAATCAATGCTGATATAAAACATCAGTTAATGAAGGAAGTTCGAAAATTTGGACGAA AGTATGaaagaattttcattttgcttgaaGGAGTGCAAGGACCTCTTGCAGTCAAGAAACAATTTGTTGAATTTACCATCAAGGAAGCTGCAAG gtttaaAAGACGAGTCTTAATTCAGTACCTTGAGAAGGTACTAGAAAAAATAGATTCCCACTACCTTCTCAACAATGTTAATCACATCAACAGCAGATCATTGTGTTAA
- the LOC100057188 gene encoding integrator complex subunit 6-like isoform X12 has product MPILLFLIDTSASMNQRTDLGTSYLDIAKGAVELFLKLRARDPASRGDRYMLVTYDEPPYCIKAGWKENHATFMSELKNLQASGLTTLGQALRSSFDLLNLNRLISGIDNYGQGRNPFFLEPSILITITDGNKLTSTAGIQEELHLPLNSPLPGSELTKEPFRWDQRLFALVLRLPGLASTEPEQLGSVPTDESAITQMCEVTGGRSYCVRTQRMLNQCLESLVQKVQSGVVINFEKTGPDPLPIGEDGFMDSSRTSSSFAAQPWHSCHKLIYVRPNSKTGVPVGHWPIPESFWPDQNLPSLPPRTSHPIVRFSCVDCEPMVIDKLPFDKYELEPSPLTQYILERKSPHTCWQVFVTSSGKYNELGYPFGYLKASTTLTCVNLFVMPYNYPVLLPLLDDLFKVHKLKPNLKWRQAFDNYLKTLPPYYLLTKLESERILASVGKKPPQEIGIKVKNHSGGGVSLTHSKNFRKLLKEIIGETVPRLTELNTKEFAGFQVGLLNKDLKPQTYRNAYDIPRRGLLDQLTRMRSNLLKTHKFIVGQDEDSLHSVPVAQMGNYQEYLKTLASPLREIDPDQPKRLHTFGNPFKQDKKGMMIDEADEFVAGPQNKVKRPGEPNSPLSSKRRRNVTVIHDVHEEKTENGQTPPDGFLSKSAAPELMNMAGDGVPPNQSDSLSDDFISLRKDGLIPKPGGNALVGGTKNCSISVNDQKVSVTSTLGAVPNTLQITPAMAQGINADIKHQLMKEVRKFGRKYERIFILLEGVQGPLAVKKQFVEFTIKEAARFKRRVLIQYLEKVLEKIDSHYLLNNVNHINSRSLC; this is encoded by the exons GCTGGTTGGAAGGAAAATCACGCAACATTCATGAGTGAACTAAAAAATCTTCAGGCTTCTGGACTGACTACTCTTGGTCAGGCTCTAAGATCCTCATTTGATTTATTAAATCTCAATAGATTAATATCTGGAATAGACAATTATGGACag gGGAGAAATCCATTTTTTTTAGAACCATCTATTTTAATTACCATCACAGATGGAAACAAGTTAACAAGTACTGCTGGTATTCAAGAAGAG CTTCATCTGCCTTTGAattctcctctgcctggaagtgAACTAACCAAAGAACCTTTTCGTTGGGATCAAAGGTTATTTGCCCTGGTGTTGCGTTTGCCTGGATTGGCTTCTACTGAACCAGAGCAGCTAGGGAGCGTACCCACTGACGAATCTGCCATCACACAGATGTGTGAAGTCACAGGAG GTCGCTCCTACTGTGTTAGAACACAAAGAATGTTGAATCAATGTTTAGAATCTCTAGTTCAAAAAGTTCAGAGTGGTGTAGTTATTAACTTTGAAAAAACAGGACCAGATCCACTTCCTATCGGAGAAG atGGATTTATGGATTCATCTAGGACAAGCAGTTCATTTGCCGCTCAACCATGGCATAGTTGTCATAAGCTCATTTATGTACGACCTAACTCTAAAACTGGTGTACCTGTTGGACATTGGCCAATTCCAGAATCTTTTTGGCCAGATCAGAATTTACCTTCACTA CCTCCACGAACATCTCATCCTATTGTGAGGTTCTCCTGTGTAGATTGTGAGCCAATGGTAATAGACAAACTTCCCTTTGACAAATATGAACTTGAACCTTCACCCTTAACTCAGTACATCCTGGAACGAAAGTCTCCACATACCTGCTGGCAG GTATTTGTTACTAGCAGTGGAAAATACAATGAACTCGGATATCCATTTGGCTATTTAAAAGCCAGTACCACTTTGACTTGTGTCAACCTCTTTGTGATGCCCTACAACTACCCAGTTTTACTCCCTCTTTTAG ATGACTTGTTTAAAGTTCACAAGCTTAAGCCAAATCTGAAGTGGCGACAGGCTTTTGACAACTACTTAAAAACTCTGCCTCCATACTACTTATta ACCAAACTAGAGTCAGAACGAATACTAGCCTCAGTGGGGAAGAAACCTCCCCAGGAAATTGGAATCAAAGTGAAAAATCATTCTGGAGGTGGCGTGTCGTTGACTCAcagtaaaaattttagaaaactattgaaagaaataatcGGGGAAACTGTGCCGAGACTGACAGAACTGAATACCAAAGAATTTGCTGGCTTCCAAGTAGGGCTCTTAAACAAG GATTTGAAACCTCAGACATACAGAAATGCCTATGATATTCCACGTAGAGGTCTCTTAGACCAGTTAACTCGAATGAGATCCAATCTGCTGAAAACACACAAGTTTATTGTCGGACAGGATGAAG ATTCCCTTCATAGTGTTCCAGTTGCACAAATGGGTAACTATCAGGAATACCTAAAGACATTGGCTTCCCCACTTCGAGAGATTGATCCAGATCAACCAAAAAGACTGCATACTTTTGGCAATCCGTTCAAACAAGATAAGAAG GGAATGATGATTGATGAAGCAGATGAGTTTGTAGCAGGGCCACAGAACAAAGTGAAACGTCCTGGAGAACCCAACAGTCCTCTGTCATCTAAGAGAAGGCGGA ATGTTACTGTCATTCACGATGTCCATGAGGAGAAGACGGAAAATGGTCAAACCCCACCAGATGGCTTCTTGTCAAAATCTGCTGCACCAGAGCTGATGAATATGGCGGGAGATGGGGTTCCACCCAACCAATCGGATTCTCTGTCTGATGACTTCATTAGTCTCAGGAAGGATGGCCTCATTCCCAAACCTGGTGGTAATGCACTTGTGGGAGGAACCAAAAACTGCAGCATCTCTGTAAATGATCAGAAGGTCTCAGTAACGTCTACTTTGGGAGCTGTGCCAAATACATTACAAATAACTCCTGCTATGGCACAAGGAATCAATGCTGATATAAAACATCAGTTAATGAAGGAAGTTCGAAAATTTGGACGAA AGTATGaaagaattttcattttgcttgaaGGAGTGCAAGGACCTCTTGCAGTCAAGAAACAATTTGTTGAATTTACCATCAAGGAAGCTGCAAG gtttaaAAGACGAGTCTTAATTCAGTACCTTGAGAAGGTACTAGAAAAAATAGATTCCCACTACCTTCTCAACAATGTTAATCACATCAACAGCAGATCATTGTGTTAA
- the LOC100057188 gene encoding integrator complex subunit 6-like isoform X15 — MNQRTDLGTSYLDIAKGAVELFLKLRARDPASRGDRYMLVTYDEPPYCIKAGWKENHATFMSELKNLQASGLTTLGQALRSSFDLLNLNRLISGIDNYGQGRNPFFLEPSILITITDGNKLTSTAGIQEELHLPLNSPLPGSELTKEPFRWDQRLFALVLRLPGLASTEPEQLGSVPTDESAITQMCEVTGGRSYCVRTQRMLNQCLESLVQKVQSGVVINFEKTGPDPLPIGEDGFMDSSRTSSSFAAQPWHSCHKLIYVRPNSKTGVPVGHWPIPESFWPDQNLPSLPPRTSHPIVRFSCVDCEPMVIDKLPFDKYELEPSPLTQYILERKSPHTCWQVFVTSSGKYNELGYPFGYLKASTTLTCVNLFVMPYNYPVLLPLLDDLFKVHKLKPNLKWRQAFDNYLKTLPPYYLLTKLESERILASVGKKPPQEIGIKVKNHSGGGVSLTHSKNFRKLLKEIIGETVPRLTELNTKEFAGFQVGLLNKDLKPQTYRNAYDIPRRGLLDQLTRMRSNLLKTHKFIVGQDEDSLHSVPVAQMGNYQEYLKTLASPLREIDPDQPKRLHTFGNPFKQDKKGMMIDEADEFVAGPQNKVKRPGEPNSPLSSKRRRNVTVIHDVHEEKTENGQTPPDGFLSKSAAPELMNMAGDGVPPNQSDSLSDDFISLRKDGLIPKPGGNALVGGTKNCSISVNDQKVSVTSTLGAVPNTLQITPAMAQGINADIKHQLMKEVRKFGRKYERIFILLEGVQGPLAVKKQFVEFTIKEAARFKRRVLIQYLEKVLEKIDSHYLLNNVNHINSRSLC, encoded by the exons GCTGGTTGGAAGGAAAATCACGCAACATTCATGAGTGAACTAAAAAATCTTCAGGCTTCTGGACTGACTACTCTTGGTCAGGCTCTAAGATCCTCATTTGATTTATTAAATCTCAATAGATTAATATCTGGAATAGACAATTATGGACag gGGAGAAATCCATTTTTTTTAGAACCATCTATTTTAATTACCATCACAGATGGAAACAAGTTAACAAGTACTGCTGGTATTCAAGAAGAG CTTCATCTGCCTTTGAattctcctctgcctggaagtgAACTAACCAAAGAACCTTTTCGTTGGGATCAAAGGTTATTTGCCCTGGTGTTGCGTTTGCCTGGATTGGCTTCTACTGAACCAGAGCAGCTAGGGAGCGTACCCACTGACGAATCTGCCATCACACAGATGTGTGAAGTCACAGGAG GTCGCTCCTACTGTGTTAGAACACAAAGAATGTTGAATCAATGTTTAGAATCTCTAGTTCAAAAAGTTCAGAGTGGTGTAGTTATTAACTTTGAAAAAACAGGACCAGATCCACTTCCTATCGGAGAAG atGGATTTATGGATTCATCTAGGACAAGCAGTTCATTTGCCGCTCAACCATGGCATAGTTGTCATAAGCTCATTTATGTACGACCTAACTCTAAAACTGGTGTACCTGTTGGACATTGGCCAATTCCAGAATCTTTTTGGCCAGATCAGAATTTACCTTCACTA CCTCCACGAACATCTCATCCTATTGTGAGGTTCTCCTGTGTAGATTGTGAGCCAATGGTAATAGACAAACTTCCCTTTGACAAATATGAACTTGAACCTTCACCCTTAACTCAGTACATCCTGGAACGAAAGTCTCCACATACCTGCTGGCAG GTATTTGTTACTAGCAGTGGAAAATACAATGAACTCGGATATCCATTTGGCTATTTAAAAGCCAGTACCACTTTGACTTGTGTCAACCTCTTTGTGATGCCCTACAACTACCCAGTTTTACTCCCTCTTTTAG ATGACTTGTTTAAAGTTCACAAGCTTAAGCCAAATCTGAAGTGGCGACAGGCTTTTGACAACTACTTAAAAACTCTGCCTCCATACTACTTATta ACCAAACTAGAGTCAGAACGAATACTAGCCTCAGTGGGGAAGAAACCTCCCCAGGAAATTGGAATCAAAGTGAAAAATCATTCTGGAGGTGGCGTGTCGTTGACTCAcagtaaaaattttagaaaactattgaaagaaataatcGGGGAAACTGTGCCGAGACTGACAGAACTGAATACCAAAGAATTTGCTGGCTTCCAAGTAGGGCTCTTAAACAAG GATTTGAAACCTCAGACATACAGAAATGCCTATGATATTCCACGTAGAGGTCTCTTAGACCAGTTAACTCGAATGAGATCCAATCTGCTGAAAACACACAAGTTTATTGTCGGACAGGATGAAG ATTCCCTTCATAGTGTTCCAGTTGCACAAATGGGTAACTATCAGGAATACCTAAAGACATTGGCTTCCCCACTTCGAGAGATTGATCCAGATCAACCAAAAAGACTGCATACTTTTGGCAATCCGTTCAAACAAGATAAGAAG GGAATGATGATTGATGAAGCAGATGAGTTTGTAGCAGGGCCACAGAACAAAGTGAAACGTCCTGGAGAACCCAACAGTCCTCTGTCATCTAAGAGAAGGCGGA ATGTTACTGTCATTCACGATGTCCATGAGGAGAAGACGGAAAATGGTCAAACCCCACCAGATGGCTTCTTGTCAAAATCTGCTGCACCAGAGCTGATGAATATGGCGGGAGATGGGGTTCCACCCAACCAATCGGATTCTCTGTCTGATGACTTCATTAGTCTCAGGAAGGATGGCCTCATTCCCAAACCTGGTGGTAATGCACTTGTGGGAGGAACCAAAAACTGCAGCATCTCTGTAAATGATCAGAAGGTCTCAGTAACGTCTACTTTGGGAGCTGTGCCAAATACATTACAAATAACTCCTGCTATGGCACAAGGAATCAATGCTGATATAAAACATCAGTTAATGAAGGAAGTTCGAAAATTTGGACGAA AGTATGaaagaattttcattttgcttgaaGGAGTGCAAGGACCTCTTGCAGTCAAGAAACAATTTGTTGAATTTACCATCAAGGAAGCTGCAAG gtttaaAAGACGAGTCTTAATTCAGTACCTTGAGAAGGTACTAGAAAAAATAGATTCCCACTACCTTCTCAACAATGTTAATCACATCAACAGCAGATCATTGTGTTAA